A window from Triticum aestivum cultivar Chinese Spring chromosome 6D, IWGSC CS RefSeq v2.1, whole genome shotgun sequence encodes these proteins:
- the LOC123143925 gene encoding NPL4-like protein: MILRIRSRDGTDRITVPDAAAATVGDLQRLIEARATVPVAAQRLSLDPALLLPAPQPPLLADPAAPLASLPLANGSFVYLSYPPGARSAQPPPPRALTAAGSFGKKMTMDDLIARQIRVTRQEAPFCSAASFDRDSANAFQLHVSESLAFAVKRAGFLYGRVDAETKEVLVDFIYEPPQQGSSDVVHLMRDADEEARVDAIADGLGMRRVGFVFTQAVGRKASETGEYTLSNSEVVQAAQLQAEGGIPEWVTAVVKLEVGEDGSADVHFEAFQMSEVCVKLFKDGVLETEIQDSDDPRLSKMRKEVIAGGKDTMEVDNDFFLVPVKISDHQGPLSMGFPIENRGIPLPANALRSHMDRAKHLPFVKRISDFHLLLQIAAFLDVKADVPTLAACVGHQAEVPEGYRLLIDALAGQT, from the coding sequence ATGATCCTCCGCATCCGCAGCCGCGACGGCACTGACCGCATCACGGTGCCGGACGcggccgccgccaccgtcggcgaCCTGCAGCGCCTCATAGAGGCGCGCGCCACCGTGCCCGTCGCCGCCCAGCGCCTCTCCCTCGACCCGGCCCTGCTCCTCCCCGCCCCCCAGCCGCCGCTCCTCGCCGACCCGGCCGCGCCGCTCGCCTCCCTGCCCCTCGCCAACGGCTCCTTCGTCTACCTCTCGTACCCGCCCGGCGCGCGCTCCGCCCAGCCCCCGCCGCCCAGGGCCCTCACCGCCGCCGGCTCCTTCGGCAAGAAGATGACCATGGACGACCTCATCGCGCGCCAGATccgggtcacccgccaggaggcgCCCTTCTGCTCCGCGGCCTCCTTCGACCGCGACTCGGCCAACGCCTTCCAGCTCCACGTCTCCGAGTCGCTCGCCTTCGCCGTCAAGCGGGCGGGGTTCCTCTACGGCCGCGTCGACGCCGAGACCAAGGAGGTGCTGGTCGACTTCATCTACGAGCCGCCGCAGCAGGGGTCCTCGGACGTGGTCCACCTGATGCGGGACGCCGACGAGGAGGCCCGCGTGGACGCCATCGCCGACGGGCTCGGCATGCGCCGGGTGGGGTTCGTCTTCACACAGGCGGTCGGGAGGAAGGCCAGCGAGACGGGCGAGTACACCCTGTCCAACAGCGAGGTGGTCCAGGCCGCCCAGCTGCAGGCGGAGGGCGGGATCCCGGAGTGGGTCACCGCCGTGGTGAAGCTGGAGGTGGGGGAGGACGGCTCGGCGGACGTGCACTTCGAGGCGTTCCAGATGAGCGAGGTCTGCGTCAAGCTGTTCAAGGACGGCGTGCTGGAGACGGAGATCCAGGACTCCGACGACCCCCGCCTCTCCAAGATGCGCAAGGAGGTGATTGCAGGAGGGAAGGACACCATGGAGGTGGACAACGACTTCTTCCTGGTGCCGGTGAAGATCTCCGATCACCAGGGCCCGCTCTCAATGGGATTTCCGATTGAAAACCGTGGGATTCCTCTGCCGGCGAACGCTCTCAGGAGCCACATGGATCGTGCAAAGCATCTCCCGTTCGTCAAGCGGATCTCTGATTTCCACCTGCTTCTCCAGATCGCTGCTTTCCTGGATGTCAAGGCCGACGTGCCTACTCTGGCTGCGTGCGTGGGACACCAGGCCGAGGTGCCAGAGGGCTACCGGCTCCTGATCGACGCCTTGGCAGGTCAAACATAA